A genomic stretch from Bacteroidota bacterium includes:
- the dcd gene encoding dCTP deaminase, giving the protein MILADTEILASMERGDIVISPFDPTCMGSNSYDVHLAKYLAVYTTQELDARLHNPTVELIIPPEGYVLQPNTLYLGVTQEYTETHRHVPFLEGKSSVGRLGIDIHATAGKGDVGFCNNWTLEISVSMPVRVYEGMPIGQLIYFEVRGEVRTRYNTKQSAKYTERTERPVESMMWKNKF; this is encoded by the coding sequence GTGATCCTGGCTGATACGGAAATACTGGCTAGTATGGAGCGGGGGGACATTGTAATCAGCCCCTTTGACCCCACCTGTATGGGTAGCAACAGCTACGATGTGCACCTGGCTAAATATCTGGCTGTGTATACTACCCAGGAGCTGGATGCCCGGCTGCACAACCCAACTGTGGAGCTCATTATACCCCCCGAGGGCTATGTGCTGCAGCCCAATACACTGTATCTGGGTGTAACCCAAGAGTATACCGAGACCCACCGCCACGTGCCCTTTCTGGAGGGGAAGAGCTCCGTAGGCAGGCTGGGTATAGACATCCATGCCACGGCTGGCAAGGGGGATGTGGGTTTTTGCAATAACTGGACGCTGGAAATCTCCGTCTCCATGCCTGTTCGGGTATACGAGGGCATGCCCATTGGCCAGCTCATCTACTTTGAGGTGCGTGGCGAGGTTCGCACCCGATACAATACCAAGCAGAGCGCAAAGTACACAGAGCGTACCGAAAGGCCGGTAGAAAGCATGATGTGGAAGAACAAATTCTA